One genomic segment of Musa acuminata AAA Group cultivar baxijiao chromosome BXJ3-3, Cavendish_Baxijiao_AAA, whole genome shotgun sequence includes these proteins:
- the LOC135632868 gene encoding two-component response regulator ORR2-like has translation MSKEEVEEAREEGSHGSMFEGGVEVRVLVVDDSPVDRRVVEGLLKRSGAMFQVIAVDSGKRAMEVLGLTEGKEAEQPTVDDPKIDIILTDYCMPEMTGYDLLKAVKEQSCQKPIPVIIMSSENEPQRISRCRAIGAEDYLLKPLQTNDVLRLRDYVRPTALSPKTGTKRKIAIEMMAENSGSERRQCLAGLAVA, from the exons atgagcaaggaggaggtggaggaggcgaGAGAGGAGGGGAGTCATGGCAGCATGTTTGAGGGAGGGGTGGAGGTGAGGGTGTTGGTGGTGGATGACTCCCCGGTGGACAGACGGGTGGTGGAAGGGTTGCTCAAGAGGAGTGGAGCCATGTTTCAAG TTATAGCTGTCGATAGCGGAAAAAGAGCAATGGAAGTTCTTGGATTGACTGAAGGGAAGGAGGCTGAACAGCCTACTGTTGAT GATCCAAAGATAGACATAATCCTCACCGATTACTGTATGCCGGAAATGACTGGTTATGATCTTCTAAAGGCTGTCAAG GAGCAGAGCTGTCAAAAACCTATTCCTGTGATCATAATGTCATCAGAGAATGAGCCACAGAGAATCAGCAG GTGCCGAGCTATTGGCGCTGAGGACTATCTCCTTAAACCTCTTCAAACAAATGATGTACTGAGACTGAGGGATTATGTTCGACCGACAGCGTTATCACCCAAAACAGGCACCAAAAGGAAGATCGCAATAGAAATGATGGCTGAGAACAGTGGTTCGGagaggagacaatgccttgctgggTTGGCAGTGGCCTGA
- the LOC135632867 gene encoding putative pentatricopeptide repeat-containing protein At5g08490: protein MVPIWTRKVAIRPSSKPVVTFFSSDPNPSARPLPTSIVVRSLSAEPLASSHGFGMPRERSPLNTALYLLDEMPVPDFRIWNQRIRVHTSDRDYQASLSVFVRMLGARLRPDGFALAAVVKSAAALRVAGHARAVHGFAVKAGFAGIVAVQKAMIDMYAGFGALRDACQVFEEVGQRDSVTWNVLLTGYARAGLSEDAMRLFHSMHGCGVEGVKPTAVTIAVILPVIAKLNVLKTGQGVHAYVIKIGLDTDTLVGNALVSMYAKCGSVIDDAHKVFSLISSKDTVSWNSLIGGYSQCGLFAEAFRLFSRMVSMNFLPNDTTLVTVLPICAFTEGGWHRGNEFHCYILRHGLDVQLSICNSLLTHYSKVGDMKRTEYIFGRLDSWDLVTWNTMIAGYAINGWTSKALDLLQKLLVGSTKPDSVTFLSILPVCAQLYDVEGGRKIHGYVIRQNLLCQETSLGNAIVDFYGRCGDIVDALQTFRGINKKDIISWNTMLSACIDNEQLEKFADLLTQMICEGIQPDSITILSVLRASTAYGIRKVREAHAYSFRAGFMSHITVGNAILDAYAKCGSTEGAHRTFLNLTGRNVITGNTMISGYLKHGRSEDAEMVFGQMCEKDITSWNLMVQAYAQNDCSDLAFTLFHQLQSEGMRPDSLSIMSILPACARLASPCLVRQCHGYVIRTSLYDIHLEGALLDSYSKCGSLDDAYKLFQASPKKDLVTFTAMLGGYAMHGLAEEAIRVFSDMLEAHVKPDHVIMTAVLSACSHAGLIDVGWRLFKSTIEIHGIRPTMEHYACMVDLLARRGQLIEAYEFILDMPCEANANVWGTLLGACKIHKEVEIGRMVADHLFDAEAENIGNYVVMSNIYAADERWEGVEQVRRLMKTRDLKKPAGCSWLEVSMKRHVFVAGDLSHPQRTFIYSTLRTLDQLMKEPMETICIRAN from the coding sequence ATGGTCCCGATTTGGACTCGCAAGGTAGCCATCCGACCGAGTTCCAAGCCCGTCGTCACCTTCTTCTCCTCGGATCCCAACCCTTCGGCTCGCCCTCTTCCAACATCCATTGTCGTTAGATCCCTCTCCGCTGAACCACTTGCGTCCTCTCATGGCTTCGGAATGCCCCGTGAACGATCGCCCCTCAACACCGCCCTCTACCTGCTCGACGAAATGCCCGTGCCCGACTTCCGAATATGGAACCAGAGGATCAGGGTCCATACGTCGGACCGCGATTACCAGGCATCGCTCTCCGTGTTCGTGCGAATGCTTGGCGCCCGGCTCAGGCCCGATGGCTTTGCGCTCGCCGCCGTCGTCAAGTCCGCGGCGGCGCTTCGTGTCGCTGGACACGCACGGGCCGTCCATGGGTTTGCTGTGAAGGCGGGATTCGCGGGGATCGTGGCGGTCCAGAAGGCGATGATCGACATGTATGCCGGATTTGGAGCGCTGCGTGATGCTTGCCAGGTTTTCGAGGAGGTGGGTCAGCGAGATTCGGTCACTTGGAACGTGCTGTTGACGGGATATGCTCGTGCCGGGCTTTCCGAGGACGCGATGCGTTTGTTCCACTCCATGCATGGGTGTGGTGTCGAGGGTGTCAAGCCTACTGCGGTGACTATTGCTGTGATCCTTCCGGTTATCGCCAAGCTAAACGTTCTGAAGACAGGGCAAGGTGTCCATGCTTACGTGATCAAGATTGGATTAGACACTGATACTTTGGTGGGAAATGCACTTGTGTCGATGTACGCAAAATGCGGTAGCGTCATCGATGATGCTCACAAAGTGTTCTCGCTCATATCTTCGAAGGACACGGTATCATGGAATTCCTTGATTGGAGGGTACTCTCAGTGTGGGTTATTTGCTGAGGCATTCCGACTTTTCTCTCGGATGGTGTCGATGAATTTCTTGCCGAATGATACAACACTTGTGACTGTTCTTCCTATCTGTGCATTCACGGAAGGTGGCTGGCATCGTGGAAATGAATTCCACTGTTACATTCTGCGGCATGGTTTAGATGTGCAACTTTCTATTTGTAATTCACTTCTGACGCATTATTCAAAGGTTGGAGACATGAAGAGAACTGAATATATCTTTGGTAGATTGGATTCATGGGACCTCGTGACATGGAACACCATGATTGCTGGCTATGCCATCAACGGGTGGACCTCAAAGGCATTAGATTTACTTCAGAAGTTGCTGGTCGGTAGCACAAAACCTGACTCAGTTACTTTCCTAAGCATTCTTCCTGTATGTGCTCAACTGTATGACGTAGAAGGGGGAAGGAAGATCCATGGTTATGTTATTCGGCAGAATCTACTGTGCCAGGAAACATCTTTAGGGAATGCTATCGTTGATTTCTATGGAAGGTGTGGTGACATAGTGGATGCACTACAAACTTTTAGGGGTATTAataagaaagatataatatcatggAACACAATGCTTTCAGCTTGTATCGATAATGAACAGTTGGAGAAGTTTGCTGACCTCCTGACTCAAATGATTTGCGAAGGGATACAACCTGACTCTATAACAATTTTGAGTGTTCTTCGGGCAAGCACTGCATATGGCATAAGAAAGGTCAGAGAAGCTCATGCTTATTCCTTTCGTGCTGGTTTCATGAGTCATATTACTGTTGGAAATGCGATACTTGATGCATATGCAAAGTGTGGGAGCACTGAGGGTGCACATAGAACCTTCTTGAACTTGACAGGAAGGAATGTCATCACAGGCAATACAATGATCTCAGGCTATCTGAAGCATGGTCGTTCAGAGGATGCAGAGATGGTCTTTGGTCAGATGTGTGAAAAGGATATCACATCTTGGAATCTCATGGTGCAAGCTTATGCTCAGAACGATTGCAGTGATCTTGCATTTACTCTGTTTCATCAGTTGCAGAGTGAGGGCATGAGACCTGACTCTCTGAGCATCATGAGCATTCTTCCAGCTTGTGCACGTCTGGCTTCTCCTTGTCTGGTAAGGCAGTGTCATGGCTATGTGATCCGTACTTCTCTATACGACATTCACCTCGAAGGTGCTCTCTTAGATTCATACTCGAAATGTGGAAGCTTAGATGATGCATACAAACTCTTTCAGGCAAGCCCCAAGAAGGACTTGGTAACCTTTACTGCTATGCTTGGTGGCTATGCAATGCATGGATTGGCAGAAGAGGCAATCAGAGTCTTCTCTGATATGCTTGAAGCCCATGTAAAACCAGATCATGTTATCATGACTGCTGTTCTGTCAGCTTGCAGTCATGCAGGGTTAATTGATGTTGGGTGGAGGCTTTTCAAGTCCACAATTGAGATTCATGGTATTAGACCTACAATGGAGCACTATGCCTGTATGGTGGATCTTCTTGCTCGAAGAGGACAACTAATAGaagcttatgagtttatattggaCATGCCCTGTGAGGCTAATGCCAATGTGTGGGGTACGCTGCTGGGAGCATGTAAAATCCACAAGGAGGTGGAAATTGGGCGGATGGTGGCAGATCACTTATTTGATGCTGAGGCTGAAAACATTGGAAACTATGTGGTGATGTCAAATATATATGCTGCAGATGAGAGGTGGGAAGGTGTTGAGCAGGTCAGGAGACTGATGAAGACCAGGGACCTCAAGAAGCCAGCAGGATGCAGCTGGCTTGAGGTTTCAATGAAGAGGCATGTATTTGTGGCTGGTGATCTATCTCATCCACAAAGAACCTTCATTTACAGTACACTGAGGACTTTGGATCAGCTGATGAAAGAGCCAATGGAAACGATTTGCATTCGAGCAAACTGA
- the LOC103978543 gene encoding protein SUPPRESSOR OF GENE SILENCING 3 homolog has product MVVQKVTANMDSANTRKDGGVGGNIPPRGRSAEEPDAGEGNAAVDDPNKDKESVGKDSQEDGWQVYTRKSRRRRAGRASLKPWGSSVSSPKAGWSSGKDCAPLEPWGSSISSPKAGSPSGKKDCAPLEPWGSSISSPNAGWSRGNNSLQNNKNRPLGRGNSKQKPRHMASAPVIPPPLPHGWQCATRFGPSSSQSKVEEDCHVEVADAEEEEEIVDDSDDDLTSYYDTDASQRGHETRRKNKWLQKFFGEMDDLTAEEISDPTREWQCPACHGVPGAIRRYKGLQSLVSHAKTRKKARLKLHGEFASMLEENLGRRGASAAPAGKVFGKWQGPKNMTTDHEIVWPPTVIVMNTRLDHDENEKWIGMGNQELRDCFSSYDVVKARHSYGPNGHRGMSVLIFEATATGYLEAERLHKHFAEQGTDRDAWAHPCPRLFCAGRKRQLYGYLARKEDMDSFNRHCHGRSRLKYEMRSYQEKVVIPTKQMREDAKQLPRLEKKVKRRERQYQTLEQTLDDITQLLHQVMEENSAVKLRAKLQHEEHKAQMDNQDRFLKEQMDKIHKMTKEKQRNFEKQLPEERAKAKDSDQRLRNEEIERFINSQVKEVEKFEADREKLKHAHEQKKLELKKRRQAEKVELAKELDAALTKLMEKYTPAGFHASSTSSS; this is encoded by the exons ATGGTGGTGCAGAAGGTGACTGCTAACATGGACTCAGCGAATACTAGAAAGGATGGAGGTGTTGGTGGTAATATTCCACCACGGGGGAGAAGTGCTGAAGAGCCTGATGCTGGAGAAGGCAACGCTGCTGTTGATGACCCGAACAAGGACAAGGAAAGTGTAGGGAAGGACTCACAGGAGGATGGATGGCAGGTGTACACAAGGAAATCCAGGAGGAGGAGAGCTGGACGTGCCTCGTTGAAACCTTGGGGTTCTTCTGTTTCTTCACCAAAAGCTGGTTGGTCTTCTGGTAAGGATTGTGCTCCATTGGAACCTTGGGGTTCTTCGATTTCTTCACCAAAAGCTGGTTCGCCTTCTGGTAAGAAGGATTGTGCTCCATTGGAACCTTGGGGTTCTTCAATTTCTTCACCAAATGCTGGTTGGTCTCGTGGAAACAACAGTCTCCAAAACAATAAGAATCGGCCTCTTGGCAGAGGTAATTCTAAGCAGAAACCACGGCACATGGCTTCAGCTCCGGTTATACCTCCGCCTCTGCCACATGGCTGGCAGTGCGCAACAAGGTTTGGGCCATCTAGTTCTCAATCGAAGGTAGAAGAAGACTGTCATGTTGAGGTTGCTgatgcggaggaggaggaggaaatagtCGATGACAGCGATGATGATCTCACTAGCTATTATGATACTGATGCAAGTCAAAGGGGCCACGAGACCAGAAGGAAGAACAAATGGCTGCAGAAATTTTTTGGAGAGATGGATGATCTGACGGCCGAAGAAATTAGTGATCCAACCAGAGAATGGCAGTGTCCTGCATGCCACGGTGTTCCTGGTGCCATCCGCCGTTACAAGGGCCTGCAGAGTCTCGTGAGCCATGCAAAGACACGGAAGAAGGCCCGACTAAAGCTTCATGGAGAGTTTGCTTCAATGTTGGAAGAAAACCTTGGTCGTAGAGGAGCTTCTGCCGCACCTGCCGGTAAGGTGTTTGGCAAATGGCAGGGGCCGAAGAACATGACGACCGATCATGAGATAGTCTGGCCTCCAACGGTGATTGTCATGAACACCCGACTCGATCATGATGAGAACGAAAAG TGGATTGGGATGGGAAACCAAGAGCTCCGCGACTGTTTCAGCTCATATGATGTAGTGAAGGCCCGCCATTCCTATGGCCCTAATGGGCACCGTGGGATGAGCGTTTTGATCTTCGAAGCCACTGCGACGGGCTACTTGGAGGCCGAGCGGCTGCACAAGCATTTTGCAGAGCAGGGAACCGATAGGGATGCATGGGCACACCCTTGCCCGAGGCTGTTTTGTGCAGGTCGTAAGCGGCAGCTGTATGGTTACTTGGCCCGGAAAGAAGACATGGATTCCTTCAATCGCCACTGTCATGGTCGATctcgtctgaagtatgagatgagATCATATCAGGAGAAGGTTGTGATCCCGACGAAGCAAATGCGTGAGGACGCTAAGCAACTCCCCAGGCTCGAGAAGAAGGTCAAGAGGCGAGAGCGACAGTACCAGACCCTCGAACAAACCCTCGATGACATAACCCAGCTATTGCATCAGGTCATGGAAGAAAACAGCGCTGTGAAGCTTAGAGCCAAGCTCCAGCATGAAGAACACAAAGCACAG ATGGACAACCAAGATAGATTTCTCAAGGAACAAATGGACAAAATTCACAAGATGACTAAAGAGAAACAGAGGAATTTTGAGAAGCAGCTGCCGGAGGAGCGTGCAAAGGCAAAAGATTCGGATCAGAGGCTCAG gAACGAAGAGATCGAAAGGTTCATCAATAGCCAAGTTAAAGAGGTGGAGAAATTTGAGGCAGACAGAGAGAAGCTGAAGCATGCACATGAGCAGAAGAAGTTGGAACTGAAGAAGAGACGTCAAGCAGAGAAAGTCGAGCTGGCGAAGGAGTTGGATGCTGCGCTGACAAAGTTGATGGAGAAATACACTCCTGCTGGTTTCCATGCCTCCTCCACCAGTAGCTCTTAG